The genomic region AGTAACATAATCAagcataataacacaaattcacttgaaaattaaccaaataatcataaataataattaacctaATTAAGGAGACGAAGAAGATCTGGAAGATTTGAGTGAAAGAGTGAGATTTGAGAGGGGAAATTGTGAAGAAGGAAGAAGTTAGGGTTTAATGAAGACGGTGATGATGAAAATATTGTGAATATTTTTCGACATAGTTATCAATATTTTGAAGGATCAAATTATATATTtggggaaaaaaaaaaaggaaaaaagtcCGACCTACCGGATTCGAACCAGTGACCTAAGGATATCTGTTGAACAACTACAGTCCTCCGCTCTACCAACTGAGCTAAGGTCGGTTTGTGTTTATTATTGAAACAAAATCATTAACATTGTTTATTCATGCTGACTATTATTAGTACACTTCAATTAgtttggagttttttttttttttttttttttttttttttttttttttaaattgggaTGTTCACGGTCGATAATAAGGAACAATTTCCaaacttttattcttttttttttttttttgcgtagGAAACGAGTCTCTCAGACTCTCTCACACAGACTTGATTTGCAGAATATTTTTAGTGGTAGTTACGTTTACTTCGGTTATAGTAACCTTTTAAAGTTCACGTGAAGAGAAATTTAGACATGAAAAATCATGCAATACTTAACATAAATATGCGAAGTCGAAAACAAAATTAGTAAAGGACATGAATAAAGTTTTGAGAGAAGATGAACATATGAATAAAATATCACAATGGTATTCTCGATTTCTCGGGGTGCAATGCAAGAATATTAaaatattcaattttttttttccgatgTATCAGAGTAAAAATCGGATTGAGAAGTACATCAAATGATGGCTagctcttcaaaaaaaaaaaacaactcagctattttgttttatttcatcatAATCCATCGATAACCAGAAAATGTGTTCCTCATTCCGTAAGCGTAACTGTTGATAACACGAGGCACGACGACCGACATaactgttgtgcggaagcgtgaatatcctcGTGTTGGGCCTCTGGTGCTACATCTGTGTCCAcaatccataatagtacgatattgtccgctttgggccaagccctcacggatttactcttgggctatttcccaaaaggcctcgtactattatattttgtagacacttataaagatggaCTTTCATCTTTATTCGTGAgacatgggtttgcaccctaacaaacAATGGGGTTCCAatcataaacatgataatagaaaaCACAGATCTTGGTGCAGAGATCAGTAACCCAACCAGCAGAAGACTTGCATTCAGAAGCACAACACGAAATATATTTACGCAAATAAGCTAATATTTCATTCATATATGCAAACGATAGGTGTTTACAACTTACAAAGACCAGAAAAACCTGAACGTTATTTACAGCATAAGGATCGATTAATATAAAGTGAACAACAAACGATCAACCCTCAAAACAAACACAAGCTACGACAATTTAAACAGACTAACTTCAGTTCTAATGAAAATTTGACGTAGGCACCATAGAGGTCATTCTGATTTAGTATTTCCTCCGAAGGTCCATCCTTTCCATCGCATGCTGCTCAGCCATCCAAATTGTATCAGTGGCCCTCCTGACTGAAGATTTACAAGATGTGTCCGGTAAGGTACGAGTATATTCCTCAGACCTGAGAAAACATGTCAAAAATTCCGTGGTTACAGAGATAAACAAAAGCAGGGAGTCTTGTATGAGACGGTCTGGTCTAACACGTGAGACCACCTAAAGTTCTTATgtattctcattttttttttttgaaagaaacaCACCCGAAGgcgtaaatcaattaattaaagaCTGATCAAATAAAACAGCAGCATTCGCAGAAGGCGGTAACTCATCTGCCCGAGAACAATATGCGCTAAAGCATGCGCAACACAGTTATTAACACGATTTGTTTGCGACCAAATAATAGACTGAAAACTACGACTATTGGCGAATGGGTTAATCTATCTCATcatgtgagaccgtctcacataCTTGTAAAGAGAGACTACCTTGGATGCACATTGTCTTGTAAACAAAAGCAACATGCTTATCCCCCTTAGTCTGCATATGAGGCTTCTCCAAACACTCGAGAAAAGCTAGATCGGCTTCTAGAAGCTTTGCCTGGTCATGAGAGTCATACCCCATATCATGGCAATAACAACAGTAGTCCAACCAATCAATAGGGCGTTTATCCCAGACGAGGGAACCTCCATCCTTTCCACTTGACCAATTTGGCCCACAATAATGACCGTAACGTGGAAAAAGCATAGACAAGAAAGCCCTAGCTCCAGTATGCCAAGGAACCTTAGATACATATGGTCTAAACCTCAACCGAGGAGTTggaacactagtagacgcatcaTAAACTCGGGATCTTATTGCTCGTCTTTTCAAGTCCTTATTTATAGTAGTTGGCATGCGAAATCCATCTTTAGCATTAACGGCCCAAGGGATGATCGATAAAAGAGAGATTTTAAAAGACTTGATATCAAATGTAGGCCAATTGTTTTGCGGTTCTGCAACAAGTTGAGGAGGGGAGCTTAATGTTGGCTCCACCGCATTCTTCTTATGGAATCCGAACCATTCGATTGGATTAGGCACCTTCAAGCTTAGAGGATAAGCTAGTTTCATCGTAGAAGACATTTAGAACTCAACAACTTAGATCATGCCTGAGATATATCATAAGACAAAGCAAATTTCCGATAAACATAGTTTCTATCATAAACTTGCTCATATTCAAATTTTAAACCTAAATGATCCTTCATTCAGAAACATGAACACGATACTACCTGAAGTCATACAATAACGTGCAAGAAAATCAAGTATACCTCGCTCTAAGTCTCTAACCCCACAAACATTTGCCAAGACAGGATACATACTACGTCGAGAACATGGCTACAATTCTTTTCCCCTCATACTACTCAAAAGCTCATCCGAGATGGCACTAAGCCAGCAACATCAGACAATGAAATGAAGATAACCCACCAAAAGCACGGGGAATTCAAGACTACATAAGTACATCACCATTATATTGAATTATTATCCGTTTCACACTTAAGACGGTCCTAAGAGAGACTTACTATTCTTTTCCCCTCATACTACTCAAAAGCTCATCTGAGATGGCAATAAGCCAGCAACATCAGACAATGTCATCAAGATAACCCACCAGAAGCAAAGGGAAATTCAAGAACACATCACCATTAGGTCCATTATATTGAATTATTATCCGTTTCACACTTAAGACGGTCCTAAGAGAGACTTACTATTTCACAAATTATTATAAACTCACCAATTAAAACCCTCAAAATACAAGCATTTAGTAAGTAACCCAATTCAATCAATTCTCATACTGAATTATTATCCGTTTCAAACTTAAGACGGTCCTAAGAGAGACTTACTATTTCACAAATTATTATACACTCACCAGTCACCAATTAAAACCCATAGAATACAAGCTTTTAGTAATTAACCCAATTCAATCAATTCTCAAACCAAGGCAAGTTTCAATCTTTTACACTTAATTATCAAGATTAAAAGTAACAAAAACCCCAAATTCAAATTCTTCCCTCAAAATTTCCCATAATTCCCACTTCAATTACTCAAAATAATGCATCAAGTTTCAATCTTTTAACCTAATTATCAACATTAAGAGCAACTAAAACCCTAAAGTAAAACTCTTCCCTCAAGTTTTcccaattaaaacaacaaattgatAGCAACAAACCCAAAATTCAACTCCAACAAACAAAAACCCACTTCAATCACTCAAATTAACtatcaaattcaattttttcaacaaattatcaaaataaataaCTACCATAATTGCATAATTCTTCTTCTATCAATATTTCACACTTAAAAGCAACACAATTTTAACAAATACACAAATGAAACACTCAAATTAACCCAAAAAAAAACTTTTAagcaataattaaactaattaaacaatgaaaacaattgaattaaattgaaagATAGATTAAGCTGAACTTACATCATAAATCTTGAAAAAATTACACCTTTAattacaaaatttcaaaattaaatACCCTAATTATTACTTTATGATTTGGGATTTGTGGAAATGGGAATTTGGAatatagaatgaatgaatgattattCCTGAAAATGAATGGGCCCACACACACTGATGTTCTTCAAGCTTCCTGCTGTGATAGGTAAGGTAACTAAAAAGCGGAAAATAAAATAAGAAGAACCGTGTAAAATACTAGCCGTATATTCACTTCTTATTGTATTATCtgcttttgtttttattgttgtcaaaaaaaaaaaaaaaaaaaaaaaaaaaaaaaaaaaaaaaaaactgctttTGTTTTTTTATGGATGACGGAGCACCACAATCGCTATCTTTAGTacgtacttcctccattcaactccacccTACCATAGTACAATTTGTACAAATGTTAAGAAAATAATAAAGTAGTAATAAAAGTACAATGGGAAATTAGATGGATGATTAATTTGTCCATAAAGTGGGTAATTATGTGGGCCAACTAgtggcattttgtgtaaataattGTTTGTCATGAGGATAAAAGGGTCATTTTACTTGCTTTTTatggaaagtggtagagtggagttgaatggatgaaaaaggaaatatggtagagtggagttgaatggagaaaGTACTagattgtcaatttgtcataaaAACCTGAGTAGACGTGATAACTTGTAAACCACGTATATAAAGTCAACGGGTGATAGAGTCTTGCAACATCGCAAGTTTTTGGGATGGGGTTTACGGAGTTGATactgtcttttttttttaatagctTGTTTCTTTTTGCGTTGATTAGGAGTATCTCTTACCGACAGCTGATGCAGTCTCATTCGGGGTACTGAaaacaatttaatgggttgacacTTTATATACGTggtttaagagatgagagtcaTTACCATTCACATTAGCCAACTTTGATTTTTTAATAGCTTCTTATAATGTCACATTATCGTTTTACGATAAATGACCACAACTTTTAGGATGCATGATGTGAGTAAAGAGTAACAACAATGTGTTTTGTGAAATTTACAAAGGCTTGGCCTACTAAACCGTCTCA from Silene latifolia isolate original U9 population chromosome 3, ASM4854445v1, whole genome shotgun sequence harbors:
- the LOC141646624 gene encoding uncharacterized protein LOC141646624, whose protein sequence is MSSTMKLAYPLSLKVPNPIEWFGFHKKNAVEPTLSSPPQLVAEPQNNWPTFDIKSFKISLLSIIPWAVNAKDGFRMPTTINKDLKRRAIRSRVYDASTSVPTPRLRFRPYVSKVPWHTGARAFLSMLFPRYGHYCGPNWSSGKDGGSLVWDKRPIDWLDYCCYCHDMGYDSHDQAKLLEADLAFLECLEKPHMQTKGDKHVAFVYKTMCIQGLRNILVPYRTHLVNLQSGGPLIQFGWLSSMRWKGWTFGGNTKSE